A DNA window from Rhodococcus sp. Z13 contains the following coding sequences:
- a CDS encoding HAD family hydrolase produces MAATPFDAVLFDFSGTIFRLEEDESWLEGVTDHEGRGFDLHRQAELMRRLTQPVGQPVEMDADEHHAWTNRDREPRWHREAYLTVLRKSGVTDPEQAQALYEKVTDPDCWTVYPDTVPVIEALAGDGIAVGVVSNIAFDVRPAFARLGIDDLVSVFALSFEVGAVKPQPEIFRYAVDTLGVDPRRTLMIGDSEKADGAAREIGCSFELVEPLPTADRADGLWRALAAAGITPSEPGAGRSS; encoded by the coding sequence ATGGCCGCGACCCCCTTCGACGCAGTCCTGTTCGACTTCTCCGGAACGATCTTCCGGCTCGAGGAGGACGAGAGCTGGCTCGAGGGCGTCACCGATCACGAGGGCCGGGGCTTCGACCTGCACCGGCAGGCCGAACTCATGCGGCGGCTGACCCAGCCCGTCGGGCAGCCCGTCGAGATGGACGCCGACGAGCACCACGCCTGGACGAACCGCGACCGGGAACCGCGCTGGCACCGCGAGGCCTACCTGACGGTGCTGCGCAAGTCGGGCGTCACCGATCCGGAGCAGGCGCAGGCGCTGTACGAGAAGGTCACCGACCCCGACTGCTGGACGGTCTATCCCGACACCGTGCCGGTGATCGAGGCGCTCGCCGGGGACGGGATCGCCGTGGGTGTGGTCAGCAACATCGCCTTCGACGTGCGGCCCGCCTTCGCGCGACTCGGCATCGACGACCTCGTCTCGGTGTTCGCGCTGTCCTTCGAGGTGGGCGCCGTCAAACCCCAACCGGAGATCTTCCGTTACGCCGTCGACACCCTCGGTGTCGATCCGCGGCGCACGCTCATGATCGGCGACAGTGAGAAGGCCGACGGCGCGGCCCGCGAGATCGGCTGCTCGTTCGAACTCGTCGAACCGCTGCCGACCGCCGACCGCGCCGACGGACTGTGGCGGGCGCTGGCCGCCGCCGGGATCACTCCTTCGGAACCAGGCGCAGGCAGATCGAGTTGA
- the msrB gene encoding peptide-methionine (R)-S-oxide reductase MsrB, which yields MTSAPRSEPAPKVVLSEDEWRAKLTPEEFAVLRLAGTERPYTGEYTDTETEGVYECRACGAELFRSDEKFHSHCGWPSFFDPADSDAVILREDNSLGMRRVEVLCASCHSHLGHVFEGEGYPTPTDKRYCINSICLRLVPKE from the coding sequence ATGACGTCTGCTCCCCGATCCGAACCCGCACCCAAGGTCGTCCTCAGCGAGGACGAGTGGCGCGCCAAGCTCACCCCGGAGGAGTTCGCGGTGCTGCGCCTGGCCGGGACCGAACGCCCCTACACCGGCGAGTACACCGACACCGAGACCGAGGGCGTCTACGAGTGCCGGGCCTGCGGCGCCGAGCTGTTCCGCAGCGACGAGAAGTTCCACTCGCACTGCGGGTGGCCGTCCTTCTTCGATCCGGCCGATTCCGACGCGGTGATCCTGCGCGAGGACAACTCGCTCGGCATGCGCCGCGTCGAGGTGCTGTGCGCGTCGTGCCACAGCCATCTCGGTCATGTCTTCGAGGGCGAGGGTTATCCCACTCCGACCGACAAGCGCTACTGCATCAACTCGATCTGCCTGCGCCTGGTTCCGAAGGAGTGA
- a CDS encoding glycosyltransferase family 87 protein, protein MFLSSLEPRTARTTAEVVKAVVWPLAVLTVLHRVVVKAVNGFRTDDFTPVYNAALAFLNRKPVYTANFNWVDPHYLYPPSGTLLISPIAVIDPERSRWLFILANAIAILVALYLLLRMFGLRLDSPIAPILVLAAFSSETVTNTLVFTNINGLVLLGEIIFLTLLLKRRDLWAGAAIGLTFAIKPILAPLLFLPLVRGQWKVFVTAVAVPIGLTIIAWPLSVDAWQFVEHTVPYLLESRDYFNSAIVGNGMYYGLPGWLILALRGILAVMVVVSVWLLYRYCRHDEVFFLCTTGGVLLTASFLLGSLGQMYYSMMLFPLLMTVLLPNSVMRNWPAWLAVYGFLSYDSWLSSRWVETGRAAEYLKTTFGWALLLVVVFAVLLDRYLAAKREGRLADGIEPSHLLERTEPVGT, encoded by the coding sequence GTGTTCCTCAGCAGTCTCGAACCCCGTACCGCACGCACGACCGCCGAGGTGGTCAAGGCCGTGGTATGGCCGCTCGCAGTACTGACGGTGCTCCACCGGGTGGTCGTCAAAGCCGTCAACGGGTTTCGCACGGACGACTTCACACCCGTCTACAACGCGGCGCTGGCGTTCCTCAATCGCAAGCCGGTGTACACGGCGAACTTCAACTGGGTGGATCCGCACTATCTCTACCCGCCGTCCGGGACGCTGCTCATCTCCCCCATCGCGGTGATCGACCCCGAGCGGTCGCGGTGGCTGTTCATCCTGGCGAACGCGATCGCAATCCTCGTCGCGCTGTACCTGCTGCTGCGGATGTTCGGTCTGCGCCTGGACTCCCCCATCGCACCGATCCTGGTACTCGCGGCGTTCTCGTCGGAGACCGTAACGAACACCCTGGTCTTCACCAACATCAACGGTCTCGTCCTGCTCGGCGAGATCATCTTCCTGACGTTGCTGCTGAAGCGGCGGGATCTGTGGGCCGGCGCGGCGATCGGCCTGACGTTCGCGATCAAACCGATCCTCGCGCCGCTGCTCTTCCTGCCACTCGTGCGCGGGCAGTGGAAGGTGTTCGTCACCGCCGTGGCCGTACCGATCGGCCTGACGATCATCGCGTGGCCGCTGTCGGTGGACGCCTGGCAGTTCGTCGAACACACCGTCCCGTACCTGCTGGAGTCGCGGGACTATTTCAACAGCGCGATCGTCGGCAACGGCATGTACTACGGCCTGCCCGGCTGGCTGATCCTCGCCCTGCGCGGCATCCTCGCCGTGATGGTGGTGGTGTCGGTGTGGCTGCTCTACCGCTACTGCCGCCACGACGAGGTGTTCTTCCTGTGCACCACCGGCGGGGTGCTGCTCACCGCGTCGTTCCTGCTCGGTTCCCTCGGGCAGATGTACTACTCGATGATGCTGTTCCCGCTCCTGATGACGGTGCTGCTGCCGAACTCGGTGATGCGGAACTGGCCCGCCTGGCTGGCCGTCTACGGGTTCCTCAGCTACGACTCGTGGCTGTCGAGCCGCTGGGTGGAGACCGGCCGCGCCGCCGAGTACCTCAAGACGACCTTCGGCTGGGCGCTGCTTCTCGTCGTGGTCTTCGCGGTCCTGCTCGACCGGTACCTGGCCGCGAAGCGGGAGGGCCGGCTCGCGGACGGCATCGAGCCGTCGCACCTGCTCGAGCGCACCGAACCCGTCGGGACGTGA
- a CDS encoding alpha/beta hydrolase, with the protein MRRTGVLAVVWIAVASLAAACGAGPSVRPEVAVVRDDAGGAPAEPTDEPSVPDLPAPSTDLTWRDCTAETLGSFALPSGPAGLVLECGEVAAPIDVSGAIPGTFPLAVMRARLADTPEDAAPLVLTTGADMASTRALAGMATGPMSAALAVRPIVAVDRRGIGASLAIDCIPAAERRGIADLGQFGRTGDAADRVATLGREATVACTDYLQPQQLMFGAAHAADDIDRLRQAWNVERIGLLGVGNGASVALAYAAARPGAVGRLILDSPAVATGDAEVLAESRARGAEAAVDAFARQCTALDCSLGADPRAALEDLHARAAAGELAPVSAASMLTALSGALGTPRGDLQARIREVSDVFAAARDGDVMPLIELVSEAEEMLSTDGQFVARCSDGQRWPTPMRAADLAENWSTPYPLYGADTAVAATVCSAWPSLSPSPLPAALDLPVLVTSGAADPLVGNAGVESVTGVLTAAGAPWAALSWQGAGYSSVLHSGCVQARVETYLSEGTLPPNGSLCPA; encoded by the coding sequence ATGCGCAGAACGGGTGTGCTCGCCGTGGTGTGGATCGCAGTCGCCTCGCTGGCGGCCGCCTGCGGGGCGGGGCCGTCGGTCCGCCCCGAGGTCGCGGTCGTCCGCGACGACGCGGGCGGCGCACCGGCCGAGCCGACGGACGAGCCGTCCGTCCCCGATCTCCCGGCACCGTCCACGGATCTGACCTGGCGCGACTGCACCGCCGAGACGCTCGGCTCCTTCGCCCTGCCCTCCGGTCCGGCCGGCCTGGTCCTCGAGTGCGGGGAGGTCGCCGCCCCGATCGACGTCTCCGGCGCGATTCCGGGCACCTTCCCCCTGGCAGTGATGCGGGCCCGCCTCGCCGATACTCCCGAGGACGCGGCGCCGCTGGTGCTCACGACCGGGGCGGACATGGCCTCGACCCGTGCGCTGGCGGGGATGGCCACGGGCCCGATGTCCGCTGCACTGGCGGTGCGGCCGATCGTGGCCGTCGACCGTCGCGGGATCGGCGCCTCACTCGCGATCGATTGTATTCCCGCCGCCGAGCGCCGGGGCATCGCCGATCTCGGGCAATTCGGCCGCACCGGCGATGCAGCGGATCGGGTGGCCACCCTCGGCCGGGAGGCCACGGTCGCGTGTACCGACTATCTGCAGCCCCAGCAGTTGATGTTCGGCGCCGCCCACGCCGCGGACGACATCGACCGGCTCCGGCAGGCCTGGAACGTGGAGCGGATCGGTCTGCTCGGCGTCGGCAACGGCGCATCGGTGGCACTGGCCTACGCCGCGGCCCGGCCGGGCGCGGTCGGGCGCCTGATCCTCGACTCCCCCGCCGTCGCGACCGGCGACGCCGAGGTGCTCGCCGAGTCGCGCGCCCGGGGCGCCGAGGCGGCCGTGGACGCCTTCGCCCGCCAGTGCACGGCCCTCGACTGCTCCCTCGGCGCCGACCCGCGTGCCGCGCTCGAGGACCTGCACGCGCGTGCCGCGGCCGGAGAACTGGCCCCGGTGTCGGCCGCGTCGATGCTCACCGCCCTGAGCGGGGCGCTCGGCACGCCCCGCGGCGATCTGCAGGCCCGGATCCGGGAGGTCTCCGACGTCTTCGCCGCCGCGCGGGACGGGGACGTCATGCCGCTGATCGAGCTGGTGTCCGAGGCCGAGGAGATGCTGTCGACGGACGGGCAGTTCGTGGCCCGCTGCAGCGACGGACAGCGCTGGCCCACCCCGATGCGGGCCGCCGACCTCGCGGAGAACTGGTCGACGCCCTATCCGCTCTACGGCGCCGACACCGCCGTCGCGGCCACCGTGTGCTCGGCGTGGCCGAGCCTGTCCCCGTCGCCGCTCCCGGCGGCCCTGGACCTCCCGGTGCTCGTCACTTCCGGCGCCGCGGACCCGCTGGTCGGCAACGCCGGGGTCGAGTCCGTCACCGGTGTGCTCACCGCTGCCGGCGCACCGTGGGCGGCCCTGTCCTGGCAGGGCGCCGGTTACTCGTCGGTGCTGCACTCGGGATGCGTGCAGGCCCGGGTGGAGACCTACCTGAGCGAGGGAACGCTGCCGCCCAACGGCTCCCTGTGCCCGGCGTGA
- the zapE gene encoding cell division protein ZapE, with protein MHERLVDRNPVVPADQLVAQMVPPAMFDEVSFSSYIPDPNEPSQAAAVRTAEAFAGKVGKIRSGKKGFFGRRTQQQGAGLYLDGGFGVGKTHLLASIFHSAPAPKAFGTFVELTHVVGALGFNRAVEELSHHSVLCIDEFELDDPGDTMLVSRLLTELSARGVSIVATSNTLPGQLGEGRFAAQDFLREIKKLASIFETIRVDGPDYRHRDLPPAPDPVDSAELAERADAIPGATLDDFDELCAHLSTLHPSRYGKLVEGVSAVFIDGVHPAKDQSVALRLVVLADRLYDASIPVTVSGAKLDEIFTPEMLAGGYRKKYLRATSRLLALSRFEVAAN; from the coding sequence ATGCACGAACGTCTCGTCGACCGCAATCCGGTGGTACCCGCAGACCAGTTGGTGGCGCAGATGGTGCCGCCCGCGATGTTCGACGAGGTGAGCTTCTCCTCCTACATCCCAGATCCGAACGAGCCGAGCCAGGCCGCCGCGGTGAGGACCGCCGAGGCGTTCGCCGGCAAGGTCGGCAAGATTCGCAGCGGTAAGAAGGGCTTCTTCGGGCGCCGCACGCAGCAGCAGGGTGCCGGACTGTATCTCGACGGTGGCTTCGGTGTGGGCAAGACCCACCTGCTCGCCTCGATCTTCCACAGCGCCCCCGCACCCAAGGCCTTCGGAACGTTCGTCGAGCTCACCCACGTCGTCGGTGCGCTCGGCTTCAACAGGGCCGTCGAGGAGCTGTCCCACCACAGTGTGCTGTGCATCGACGAGTTCGAGCTCGACGATCCGGGCGACACCATGCTCGTCTCGCGGCTGCTCACCGAGCTGTCCGCGCGCGGTGTCTCCATCGTGGCGACCTCCAACACGCTGCCCGGTCAGCTCGGCGAGGGCCGCTTCGCCGCGCAGGACTTCCTGCGCGAGATCAAGAAGCTCGCGTCCATCTTCGAGACGATCCGCGTCGACGGTCCCGACTACCGGCACCGCGACCTGCCGCCGGCCCCGGATCCGGTGGACTCGGCCGAGCTCGCCGAGCGCGCCGACGCCATCCCGGGTGCCACCCTCGACGACTTCGACGAGCTGTGCGCGCACCTGAGCACCCTGCACCCGTCCCGCTACGGCAAGCTCGTCGAGGGCGTGTCCGCGGTGTTCATCGACGGCGTGCACCCGGCGAAGGACCAGTCGGTGGCGCTGCGTCTGGTGGTCCTCGCCGACCGCCTGTACGACGCGAGCATCCCCGTGACCGTCTCGGGCGCCAAGCTCGACGAGATCTTCACCCCGGAGATGCTCGCCGGCGGCTACCGCAAGAAATACCTGCGGGCGACCTCGCGTCTGCTCGCCCTGTCGCGCTTCGAGGTCGCCGCGAACTGA
- a CDS encoding GNAT family N-acetyltransferase: MSTSSLEEAVSVERAGIWDAEAIADVAAATFPLACPPDANADDIAAFIDRTLSAEKFSEYLADPQRIVLKASAGKDIVGYLMVVDAAPEDPEIDAMITARPSIEISKLYVMPGHHGAGVSAALMGAIVEQAEELGRAGLWLGVNQQNTRARRFYEKQGFTVVGTRTFVVGSQTHDDYVMQRPL; encoded by the coding sequence ATGTCCACGTCATCTCTCGAGGAAGCCGTCTCCGTCGAACGAGCCGGGATCTGGGACGCCGAGGCGATCGCCGACGTCGCCGCGGCCACCTTCCCCCTCGCCTGTCCCCCGGACGCGAACGCCGACGACATCGCCGCGTTCATCGATCGCACGCTCAGCGCCGAGAAGTTCTCCGAGTACCTCGCCGACCCGCAGCGCATCGTCCTCAAGGCCTCCGCAGGCAAGGACATCGTCGGATACCTCATGGTCGTGGACGCCGCGCCGGAGGATCCCGAGATCGACGCCATGATCACCGCCCGCCCCTCGATCGAGATCAGCAAGCTGTACGTGATGCCCGGCCACCACGGTGCCGGTGTCTCGGCGGCTTTGATGGGCGCCATCGTGGAGCAGGCCGAGGAGCTCGGGCGCGCCGGGCTGTGGCTGGGTGTGAACCAGCAGAACACGCGTGCGCGGCGCTTCTACGAGAAGCAGGGCTTCACCGTCGTGGGAACCCGGACGTTCGTGGTGGGTTCGCAGACCCACGACGACTACGTGATGCAGCGGCCCCTCTGA
- a CDS encoding 2-isopropylmalate synthase: protein MNAFTSFSSTSFSFAAPAADPFAERYGRALPRDLRAEATGMSWERFEATYGDQHGPVRLGGWSATRLPAGRSHFEATIAIGDTIHTAAATACGPIAGMTAMLHELGLHLEILSFHRHDLDETSITFLLCRSGERTAWVMGTGETGDESSLRAMIAGINRLSA, encoded by the coding sequence ATGAACGCCTTCACCTCTTTCTCCAGCACCTCCTTCTCGTTCGCCGCCCCGGCTGCCGATCCCTTCGCGGAGCGCTACGGTCGCGCCCTCCCGCGTGACCTGCGCGCCGAGGCCACGGGCATGAGCTGGGAGCGCTTCGAAGCCACCTACGGCGATCAGCACGGCCCGGTGCGTCTCGGCGGCTGGTCGGCCACCCGTCTGCCCGCCGGCCGGTCCCACTTCGAGGCGACCATCGCCATCGGTGACACGATCCACACCGCCGCGGCCACCGCGTGCGGGCCCATCGCCGGGATGACCGCCATGCTCCACGAGCTCGGCCTGCACCTGGAGATCCTGTCCTTCCACCGGCACGACCTCGACGAGACCTCCATCACCTTCCTGCTGTGCCGCTCCGGTGAGCGCACCGCCTGGGTGATGGGCACGGGGGAGACCGGCGACGAGTCGTCGCTGCGGGCCATGATCGCCGGCATCAACCGTCTGAGCGCCTGA
- a CDS encoding DUF742 domain-containing protein: MSIADSEWPVVGATGARFGTGRSRRRRRAADHAVPPREHHVPESLAHGTAVRETTESVVHRPAEETSVPTVGTGTSVGNEDMDQPMTSSFVRPFVRSGGRTRAEVELPLEALVSAVPSAIGTETGAAMEEHRLVLALCAQPRSIMEIAALAQIPLGVARVLVGDLAATGEITVHRTADKVGPNSELLERVLTGLHEL, from the coding sequence ATGAGCATTGCGGACAGTGAGTGGCCGGTCGTGGGGGCGACCGGGGCGAGATTCGGTACCGGGCGGTCCCGTCGGCGCAGGCGGGCGGCGGATCATGCCGTACCGCCACGGGAACACCACGTTCCGGAGTCTCTCGCGCACGGCACCGCGGTGCGCGAGACCACCGAGTCCGTGGTGCACCGGCCCGCGGAGGAGACGTCCGTCCCGACCGTGGGCACCGGGACCAGTGTGGGAAACGAGGACATGGACCAACCGATGACGTCGTCGTTCGTGCGGCCGTTCGTGCGCAGCGGAGGCCGCACCCGAGCCGAGGTGGAGCTGCCCCTCGAGGCGCTCGTGTCGGCCGTGCCGTCCGCCATCGGCACCGAGACCGGCGCGGCCATGGAGGAGCACCGTCTCGTCCTGGCCCTGTGCGCCCAGCCCCGCTCGATCATGGAGATCGCCGCCCTCGCCCAGATCCCCCTCGGGGTCGCTCGGGTGCTCGTCGGCGATCTCGCCGCGACGGGAGAGATCACCGTCCACCGCACCGCCGACAAGGTCGGCCCCAACTCGGAGCTGCTCGAACGGGTTCTCACCGGCCTCCACGAACTCTGA
- the thrS gene encoding threonine--tRNA ligase translates to MTTPASAKPATIVRVPAGTTAGAAVRDAGLPTKGPETIVVVRDSEGALHDLSWTPDVDVEVEAVAADTEDGRSVIRHSAAHVLAQAVQQEFPEAKLGIGPPIRDGFYYDFQVDRPFTPEDLAKLEKRMKKIVKDAQRFSRRVVESLEDAREELKDEPFKLELIDDKSGIDDPEVMEVGGKELTIYDNLNPRTGELVWKDLCRGPHVPTTKFIPAFKLTRSSAAYWRGDQDNAGLQRIYGTAWESTEALEQHLELLAEAERRDHRKLGNELDLFSFPDELGSGLPVFHPKGGIIRQEMENYSRQRHVEAGYEFVYSPHITKGQLYEVSGHLDWYRDGMFPAMHLDEELNEDGTVRKPGQDYYLKPMNCPMHDLIFRSRGRSYRELPLRMFEFGSVYRYEKSGVVHGLTRVRGMTQDDAHIFCTPEQMRDELTNVLTFILDLLKDYGLDDYYLELSTKNPKKFVGSDELWEVATDTLREVAEASGLHLVPDPGGAAFYGPKISVQVKDALGRNWQMSTIQLDFNLPERFELEYTGADGAKHRPVMIHRALFGSIERFFGVLTEHYAGAFPAWLSPVQVMGIPVAADFEDHLFDVVGKLEAQGIRAEVDTSDDRMQKKIRNHTTQKVPFMLLAGERDVAAGAVSFRFRDGSQVNGVPVDEAVQIVVDWVRRRENASPTAELVRPGGEGGQE, encoded by the coding sequence GTGACCACGCCCGCATCCGCGAAACCAGCCACGATCGTCCGGGTGCCCGCGGGAACCACTGCGGGCGCCGCGGTCCGCGACGCGGGTCTGCCCACCAAGGGCCCGGAGACCATCGTCGTCGTCCGCGACTCCGAAGGCGCCCTGCACGATCTGTCCTGGACGCCCGACGTCGACGTCGAGGTCGAGGCGGTCGCGGCGGACACCGAGGACGGACGCAGCGTCATCCGGCACTCGGCCGCCCACGTGCTTGCGCAGGCCGTGCAGCAGGAGTTCCCCGAGGCGAAGCTCGGCATCGGCCCGCCGATTCGCGACGGCTTCTACTACGACTTCCAGGTCGACCGGCCCTTCACGCCGGAGGACCTCGCGAAGCTCGAGAAGCGCATGAAGAAGATCGTCAAGGACGCCCAGCGCTTCTCGCGCCGCGTCGTCGAGAGCCTCGAGGACGCCCGCGAGGAACTCAAGGACGAGCCGTTCAAGCTCGAGCTCATCGACGACAAGTCGGGCATCGACGATCCCGAGGTCATGGAGGTCGGCGGCAAGGAGCTGACGATCTACGACAACCTCAACCCCCGCACGGGTGAACTCGTGTGGAAGGACCTCTGCCGCGGGCCGCACGTGCCCACCACCAAGTTCATCCCGGCCTTCAAGCTGACCCGCAGCTCCGCCGCCTACTGGCGCGGCGACCAGGACAACGCCGGCCTGCAGCGCATCTACGGCACCGCATGGGAGTCCACCGAGGCCCTCGAGCAGCACCTCGAGCTGCTCGCCGAGGCGGAGCGCCGCGACCACCGCAAGCTCGGCAACGAACTCGACCTGTTCTCGTTCCCCGACGAGCTCGGCTCCGGTCTGCCCGTCTTCCATCCCAAGGGCGGCATCATCCGCCAGGAGATGGAGAACTACTCTCGGCAGCGGCACGTCGAGGCCGGCTACGAGTTCGTGTACTCGCCGCACATCACCAAGGGCCAGCTGTACGAGGTGTCCGGTCACCTCGACTGGTACCGCGACGGCATGTTCCCCGCGATGCACCTCGACGAGGAGCTCAACGAGGACGGCACCGTCCGCAAGCCGGGCCAGGACTACTACCTCAAGCCGATGAACTGCCCGATGCACGACCTGATCTTCCGGTCACGCGGGCGTTCCTACCGCGAACTGCCGCTGCGCATGTTCGAGTTCGGCTCCGTCTACCGCTACGAGAAGTCGGGCGTGGTCCACGGCCTGACCCGTGTGCGCGGCATGACGCAGGACGACGCGCACATCTTCTGCACCCCCGAGCAGATGCGCGACGAGCTCACCAACGTCCTGACCTTCATCCTCGACCTGCTCAAGGACTATGGTCTCGACGACTACTACCTCGAGCTGTCGACCAAGAACCCGAAGAAGTTCGTCGGCAGCGACGAGCTGTGGGAGGTCGCCACCGACACCCTGCGCGAGGTCGCGGAAGCCTCCGGTCTGCACCTCGTGCCGGATCCGGGCGGCGCCGCCTTCTACGGCCCGAAGATCTCGGTGCAGGTCAAGGACGCGCTCGGCCGCAACTGGCAGATGTCGACGATCCAGCTCGACTTCAACCTGCCCGAGCGGTTCGAGCTCGAGTACACCGGCGCCGACGGTGCCAAGCACCGTCCCGTCATGATCCACCGGGCCCTGTTCGGTTCGATCGAGCGGTTCTTCGGCGTACTCACCGAGCACTACGCCGGTGCCTTCCCGGCCTGGCTGTCGCCGGTGCAGGTGATGGGCATCCCGGTCGCCGCGGACTTCGAGGACCACCTCTTCGACGTCGTCGGCAAGCTCGAGGCGCAGGGCATCCGCGCCGAGGTCGACACCTCCGACGACCGCATGCAGAAGAAGATCCGCAACCACACCACCCAGAAGGTGCCGTTCATGCTGCTTGCCGGTGAGCGCGACGTCGCCGCGGGCGCGGTCAGTTTCCGGTTCCGCGACGGCAGCCAGGTCAACGGCGTGCCGGTCGACGAGGCCGTGCAGATCGTCGTGGACTGGGTGCGTCGCCGCGAGAACGCCTCGCCCACTGCCGAACTCGTCCGTCCCGGCGGGGAAGGCGGTCAGGAGTGA
- a CDS encoding HIT family protein yields the protein MTGERTPGPADIPATEDSPGSLVDRGVGESDHLQRLWSPHRMSYITESPKGRSEPYEPFTDIPKMSDEEGLVVARGELVYAVLNLYPYNPGHLMVVPYRRVANLEDLTPEESTELMQFAQHAVRVIKRVSRPHGFNVGLNLGAAAGGSLSEHLHLHVVPRWGGDANFITVLGGSKVMVQLLRDTRALLAAAWNE from the coding sequence GTGACGGGCGAGCGCACCCCGGGACCGGCCGACATCCCCGCGACCGAGGACTCCCCGGGTTCGCTGGTCGACCGCGGCGTCGGTGAATCCGATCACCTGCAGCGGCTGTGGTCCCCGCACCGGATGTCCTACATCACGGAGTCGCCGAAGGGACGCAGTGAACCCTACGAGCCGTTCACCGACATCCCGAAGATGTCGGACGAGGAGGGGCTCGTCGTCGCCCGCGGTGAGCTGGTGTACGCGGTGCTCAACCTGTACCCGTACAACCCCGGCCACCTGATGGTCGTGCCCTACCGGCGGGTCGCCAACCTGGAGGACCTGACCCCCGAGGAGAGCACCGAGCTCATGCAGTTCGCGCAGCACGCGGTGCGGGTCATCAAGCGGGTCTCCCGGCCGCACGGCTTCAACGTCGGTCTCAACCTCGGTGCGGCCGCCGGTGGCTCGCTGTCCGAGCACCTGCACCTGCACGTGGTGCCACGCTGGGGTGGCGACGCGAACTTCATCACGGTGCTCGGCGGCTCGAAGGTGATGGTGCAGTTGCTGCGCGACACCCGGGCGCTGCTCGCCGCGGCATGGAACGAGTGA
- the pgsA gene encoding phosphatidylinositol phosphate synthase, whose translation MLSFFGRASVSKVTAPLGKALIRTGLTPDAVTLIGTVATIAAAVTLFPNGYLFWGTMVIWLFVMFDMLDGAMARARGGGTRFGAVLDATCDRVADGAIFGGLAWWAVYHEQSRPLFVATLICLVSSQVISYAKARAEASGLSADGGLIERPDRLVIVLVGAGLTGLGLDWAIHIAMWLLVVGSVITVFQRVLAVRNSAGARELLPIAPTTRTEPEDDGGQR comes from the coding sequence ATGCTGAGCTTCTTCGGGCGCGCGTCGGTGTCGAAGGTCACCGCGCCGCTCGGCAAGGCACTGATCCGCACCGGACTGACGCCCGACGCCGTCACCCTCATCGGCACGGTCGCCACGATCGCCGCCGCCGTGACCCTGTTCCCCAACGGGTATCTGTTCTGGGGCACGATGGTCATCTGGCTGTTCGTGATGTTCGACATGCTCGACGGGGCGATGGCCCGGGCCCGCGGTGGTGGCACACGCTTCGGTGCGGTCCTCGACGCGACCTGCGACCGGGTCGCCGACGGCGCGATCTTCGGTGGCCTCGCCTGGTGGGCGGTCTACCACGAGCAGAGCCGTCCGCTGTTCGTCGCCACCCTGATCTGCCTGGTGTCGTCGCAGGTCATCTCCTACGCCAAGGCCCGCGCCGAGGCGAGCGGCCTGTCCGCCGACGGTGGTCTCATCGAACGCCCCGACCGGCTCGTCATCGTCCTCGTCGGCGCCGGTCTCACCGGCCTCGGCCTCGACTGGGCGATCCACATCGCGATGTGGCTGCTCGTCGTGGGCTCGGTGATCACGGTGTTCCAGCGGGTGCTCGCCGTCCGCAACTCCGCGGGTGCCCGCGAACTACTGCCGATCGCCCCGACCACACGGACCGAACCCGAGGACGACGGGGGACAGCGGTGA